In Shewanella sp. VB17, a single genomic region encodes these proteins:
- a CDS encoding iron-containing alcohol dehydrogenase, whose protein sequence is MFNFDYYNPTRISFGEGKINELDKLVPQDAKVLVLFGGSSAQKTGTLDEVKQALGQRELLEFGGIEPNPTYETLMQAVEVVKTEQIDFLLAVGGGSVIDGTKFVAAAAVFDGEPWDILLNWGANVTQAMPFGTVLTLPATGSEMNNASVVTRKSLKAKLPFRNDLVYPQFSILDPTKTYTLPERQVANGVVDAFVHITEQYLTYPVNAAVQDRIAEGLLQTLIELGPQVLVNPDDYDIRANLMWVATTALNGSIGSGVPHDWATHMIGHELTALYDIDHARTLAVILPSLLRLTKEAKREKLLQFAHRVWHLEQGSNDEKIELAITKTQHFFEAMGIPTRLIDYDLGMQDVDAVIAQLEEHGMVALGEHENIDLAMSRDILSLAL, encoded by the coding sequence ATGTTTAATTTTGACTATTACAATCCGACCCGCATCAGTTTTGGTGAGGGGAAAATAAATGAGTTGGATAAGTTAGTTCCACAAGATGCCAAAGTGTTAGTGTTATTTGGCGGTAGTAGTGCTCAAAAAACGGGTACCTTAGATGAAGTTAAGCAGGCCCTTGGTCAACGTGAATTACTTGAATTTGGTGGTATTGAGCCTAACCCCACCTACGAAACTTTAATGCAAGCAGTCGAGGTGGTCAAAACCGAGCAAATAGACTTCTTATTGGCTGTGGGTGGTGGTTCAGTCATTGACGGGACTAAGTTTGTTGCAGCAGCGGCAGTTTTTGATGGTGAGCCTTGGGATATTTTGCTTAATTGGGGGGCTAATGTCACTCAGGCTATGCCTTTTGGTACAGTGTTAACATTGCCAGCTACAGGCAGCGAGATGAACAATGCCAGTGTGGTAACCCGTAAATCTCTCAAGGCAAAGCTGCCGTTTCGTAACGATCTTGTGTATCCACAATTTTCGATATTGGATCCGACTAAGACCTATACTTTACCCGAGCGTCAGGTGGCCAACGGTGTCGTCGATGCTTTCGTGCATATTACCGAGCAATATCTGACATATCCAGTCAATGCTGCTGTTCAAGACAGAATAGCCGAAGGCTTGCTGCAGACGCTGATAGAACTAGGCCCTCAGGTGTTAGTTAATCCAGATGACTATGACATACGTGCCAACTTGATGTGGGTTGCCACGACAGCGCTCAATGGCAGCATAGGTAGCGGTGTCCCCCATGATTGGGCGACACATATGATAGGTCATGAGCTCACGGCCCTATATGACATTGATCATGCTCGTACCTTGGCGGTTATTCTGCCTTCCTTGTTGAGGTTAACAAAAGAGGCTAAGCGTGAAAAGTTACTCCAGTTTGCGCATCGAGTATGGCATTTAGAGCAAGGCAGCAATGATGAAAAAATTGAGCTGGCTATCACGAAAACCCAACACTTTTTCGAAGCTATGGGGATCCCGACCCGACTAATAGACTACGACTTAGGCATGCAAGATGTCGATGCTGTCATTGCGCAACTAGAAGAGCACGGTATGGTGGCGCTGGGTGAACATGAAAATATCGACCTTGCCATGAGCCGCGATATCTTAAGCTTAGCGCTTTAA
- a CDS encoding type 1 glutamine amidotransferase domain-containing protein: MNVLIVLTSHDKLGDTGLKTGFWLEEFAAPFYAFKDKGHTITLASPLGGQPPLDPKSNEADFQTAATDRFATDLSSQALLANTQILNSINADDYDAVFYPGGHGPLWDLAEDEDSIGLIEAFHQSGKVLGLVCHAPAALLHPKGADGKSLVSGRQVTGFSNSEEEAVQLTAIVPFLVEDMLQQNGGIYVKGDDWASFVVTDGHLVTGQNPASSDAVAHGMMAQFSQ, from the coding sequence ATGAACGTTCTTATTGTACTGACTTCCCACGATAAACTTGGCGATACTGGCCTTAAGACTGGCTTTTGGTTAGAAGAGTTTGCCGCGCCCTTCTATGCCTTTAAAGATAAGGGCCACACAATAACATTGGCTTCACCATTAGGTGGTCAGCCGCCTCTTGATCCTAAGAGTAATGAGGCTGATTTTCAAACGGCGGCGACCGATAGATTTGCCACAGACTTAAGCTCTCAGGCGCTATTGGCTAATACTCAAATACTAAATAGCATCAATGCCGACGATTATGACGCGGTGTTTTATCCTGGTGGCCACGGCCCCTTATGGGATTTGGCTGAAGATGAAGATTCCATCGGACTGATTGAAGCCTTCCACCAGTCTGGAAAAGTGCTAGGGCTAGTGTGTCATGCCCCTGCAGCGCTACTGCATCCTAAAGGAGCTGATGGCAAGTCGTTAGTCAGCGGTAGGCAAGTGACTGGGTTTAGTAACTCAGAAGAAGAGGCGGTGCAGTTGACTGCTATTGTGCCTTTTTTAGTGGAAGATATGCTGCAACAAAATGGTGGCATTTATGTGAAAGGCGATGACTGGGCAAGTTTTGTTGTCACCGATGGCCACTTGGTCACAGGTCAAAACCCTGCATCATCGGATGCGGTAGCACACGGCATGATGGCCCAATTTAGCCAATAA
- a CDS encoding glutathione S-transferase family protein, whose product MITLHHLNKSRSKRIIWLLEELGEAYEIKSYQRDSQTFLAPPELKKIHALGKSPVIEFDGQVIAESGAITEYLIERFAADRLAPARNSQDHINYLQWIHFAESSAILPLLLRMLVAKDGSKTPFLEGYAKGEVQKVLSYFNDMLEGKTYLVGGKLSGADIMMSFIVEIVQNNGELGLYPHIERYGALLSQQPNWVKSADIEAELDA is encoded by the coding sequence ATGATCACTTTACACCATCTTAATAAGTCGCGTTCTAAGCGTATTATCTGGTTACTCGAAGAGTTGGGTGAGGCTTATGAGATTAAAAGCTATCAACGTGACAGTCAGACATTTTTAGCGCCGCCTGAGTTGAAGAAGATCCATGCTCTAGGTAAGTCTCCTGTTATTGAGTTTGATGGTCAGGTTATCGCCGAGTCCGGTGCCATCACCGAGTATCTTATCGAGCGTTTTGCGGCTGATAGGTTAGCACCAGCTCGAAACAGTCAAGATCACATCAATTACTTGCAATGGATCCACTTCGCCGAGAGCTCGGCAATATTGCCTTTATTGTTACGTATGTTGGTTGCAAAAGATGGCAGTAAGACGCCATTCCTTGAAGGCTATGCCAAGGGGGAAGTGCAAAAGGTGCTGAGTTATTTCAATGATATGCTCGAAGGTAAAACCTATTTAGTCGGTGGCAAGCTAAGTGGTGCGGACATCATGATGTCGTTTATTGTGGAAATAGTGCAAAACAATGGCGAATTAGGCTTGTACCCTCATATCGAACGATACGGTGCATTATTAAGTCAGCAGCCCAATTGGGTAAAATCGGCTGATATTGAAGCCGAACTTGATGCTTAA
- a CDS encoding nitroreductase family protein — MTHSIIEDLTLRHTAKKYDASRRIPQSELDIIYEAMRLSASSINSQPWKFIVIESDEAKQRMHEAFAYKYQFNQQHIKAASHVILFSHNPSYTREDYAKVVDKGIADGRTQLEKREQAFGAFAFVESNTDDTGNNASWTKSQTYLALGNTLHVLARLGIDSTPMEGIDSDLVGEIFKNELNGFVCEVGLAIGYHHPEDDYNASLPKSRLSLQDVMQVL, encoded by the coding sequence ATGACTCACTCGATTATTGAAGATCTTACCCTGCGCCACACCGCTAAAAAATACGATGCATCAAGACGCATTCCTCAATCTGAGCTTGATATTATTTATGAAGCAATGCGTCTGTCTGCATCGTCAATCAACTCTCAACCATGGAAATTTATCGTGATTGAGAGTGATGAGGCAAAGCAGCGTATGCATGAAGCATTTGCATACAAATATCAATTTAATCAACAACACATTAAAGCCGCTTCTCATGTTATTTTATTTTCGCATAACCCAAGTTATACGCGAGAGGATTATGCCAAAGTTGTCGATAAAGGCATTGCCGATGGACGCACTCAGCTTGAAAAAAGAGAGCAAGCTTTTGGTGCTTTTGCCTTTGTTGAATCTAATACTGACGACACGGGTAACAACGCTTCATGGACTAAGTCACAAACTTATTTAGCCTTAGGCAATACGTTACACGTTTTGGCTCGATTAGGCATTGATTCTACCCCGATGGAAGGGATAGACAGTGATTTAGTTGGTGAGATTTTCAAGAATGAGCTAAATGGGTTTGTCTGTGAAGTGGGATTAGCCATTGGTTATCATCATCCTGAAGATGATTATAATGCAAGTTTACCTAAATCACGTTTATCATTACAAGATGTAATGCAGGTACTTTAG
- a CDS encoding AMP-binding protein: MESTIKTPVEMLSHWVEKQGDHTYLRQPINGQYQDFSWREVQQQMQKIAGALRHLGFEPGDKIAMLSKNCAEWFITDLALMHGGYISVPIYPTANADTIRYVLEHSEVKAIIIGKLDYWADQEAGVGGDILRMAMPYDTMPAQYSWQQLLKLGQPLIDAPFASPEQLMSLIYTSGSTGKPKGAMQTFASYGWTCQAVVRDLKTDSEDRLISYLPLAHITERVAIEGSSFYSGSSVAFVESLDSFVSDVQRARPTVFFSVPRLWSLFQKNIIDKVGYDKLNFLLKLPIISGIVKKKIHAGLGLEHCHLLGSGSAPIPPSLITWYHKIGLNISEAWGMTENSAYSIINYPFDANKIGTVGRAVEGCLIKQDKSGELLVKSPGLMTGYYKQEEMSLASFDEDGYFKTGDLCSIDTDGSVSITGRVKDNFKTSKGKYVAPVPIERKLAQDPHIELICVIGSGLPHPIALVQLSEGAKLQPKEEVRCSLKATLNSINPNLESHETVDAIIVASEAWDVDNDILTPTLKIKRHVLEKKFIDKIDGIRGGKILWEEEID; this comes from the coding sequence ATGGAATCGACAATCAAAACCCCTGTAGAAATGCTATCCCATTGGGTCGAAAAGCAGGGAGATCACACCTATCTTAGGCAGCCCATCAACGGTCAATATCAAGATTTTAGCTGGCGTGAAGTTCAGCAGCAAATGCAAAAAATAGCTGGGGCATTACGGCATTTAGGTTTTGAACCAGGCGACAAAATTGCCATGCTTTCAAAAAACTGTGCCGAATGGTTTATTACCGATCTTGCACTCATGCATGGCGGCTATATCAGCGTACCAATCTACCCAACAGCCAATGCTGATACCATTCGCTACGTACTAGAGCACAGCGAAGTAAAAGCCATTATTATTGGTAAGTTAGATTACTGGGCAGATCAAGAAGCTGGAGTGGGAGGCGATATTCTCAGAATGGCAATGCCATACGACACCATGCCTGCTCAGTACTCGTGGCAACAGTTACTTAAACTCGGCCAACCACTTATCGATGCCCCTTTCGCCAGTCCTGAGCAGCTGATGAGCTTAATCTACACTTCAGGCTCAACAGGTAAGCCTAAAGGGGCGATGCAAACATTTGCCAGCTATGGCTGGACATGTCAGGCAGTTGTCCGAGATCTTAAAACGGATAGTGAAGATAGACTTATCTCCTACCTGCCCCTTGCTCATATTACAGAACGTGTCGCCATTGAAGGTTCCTCTTTCTATTCGGGGAGTAGTGTCGCTTTTGTAGAAAGCTTAGACAGTTTTGTTAGTGATGTTCAACGCGCTCGTCCAACGGTATTCTTTTCAGTACCACGTCTTTGGAGTCTATTCCAGAAAAACATTATCGATAAAGTGGGTTACGACAAGCTTAATTTCTTACTTAAATTACCGATCATCAGCGGCATCGTTAAAAAGAAGATCCATGCCGGACTAGGACTTGAACACTGCCACTTATTAGGCTCAGGATCAGCGCCTATTCCCCCCTCATTGATCACCTGGTATCACAAGATAGGTCTGAATATCAGTGAAGCGTGGGGAATGACAGAAAATAGTGCCTACTCCATCATTAACTACCCATTCGATGCTAATAAAATCGGTACCGTGGGACGGGCTGTCGAAGGCTGCTTAATCAAACAAGACAAGAGCGGTGAGTTACTCGTTAAAAGTCCAGGTTTAATGACTGGTTACTATAAACAAGAGGAAATGAGCCTAGCTTCATTTGATGAGGATGGCTATTTTAAAACTGGCGATCTCTGCTCAATCGATACTGATGGCAGTGTCTCTATCACTGGACGGGTTAAAGATAACTTCAAAACCTCCAAGGGAAAATACGTTGCACCAGTCCCTATCGAGCGTAAACTAGCCCAAGATCCTCATATTGAGCTTATCTGCGTCATAGGCTCTGGTTTGCCTCATCCTATTGCGTTAGTTCAGTTATCAGAGGGAGCAAAGCTGCAGCCTAAAGAGGAAGTTCGCTGCTCTCTTAAAGCGACACTCAATAGTATTAATCCCAATCTTGAATCCCATGAAACTGTCGACGCCATCATCGTCGCTTCAGAGGCTTGGGATGTCGATAACGATATACTCACCCCAACACTGAAGATAAAGCGCCATGTTTTAGAGAAAAAATTTATCGATAAAATCGATGGTATTCGCGGGGGTAAAATTCTCTGGGAAGAGGAGATAGACTGA
- the trmH gene encoding tRNA (guanosine(18)-2'-O)-methyltransferase TrmH — translation MSPERFARINEMLDNRQPDLTLCLDKVHKTNNIAAVIRTADAVGIHQIHAVWPDIEMRVSGNTASGSQQWVNTIKHYHMDDAQQAFHAQGMQILATTFSATAVDFRDIDYTRPTAIILGNEHDGVSQEGIAAADQHIIIPMIGMVQSLNVSVASALIMYEAQRQRHAANMYGTRLLDDTYCQKMLFEQGHPIYAKACRRKNLPYPQIDHAGQILADANWWANMRSAEYHPIDT, via the coding sequence ATGAGTCCAGAACGCTTTGCACGCATCAACGAGATGCTAGATAACCGTCAACCTGATTTAACACTCTGTCTTGATAAAGTCCATAAGACAAATAATATCGCTGCCGTTATCCGCACTGCAGATGCGGTTGGGATCCATCAAATTCATGCTGTATGGCCTGATATTGAAATGCGAGTGTCCGGTAATACTGCATCAGGCAGTCAACAGTGGGTGAACACCATCAAACATTATCATATGGATGATGCACAGCAAGCATTTCACGCTCAAGGCATGCAAATCCTCGCCACCACCTTTTCAGCCACAGCCGTCGACTTTCGCGATATTGATTATACGCGACCAACCGCGATTATATTAGGTAATGAACATGACGGTGTTAGCCAAGAAGGCATTGCGGCGGCGGATCAACATATTATTATTCCTATGATAGGAATGGTGCAATCGCTCAATGTTTCCGTCGCCTCTGCACTAATTATGTATGAAGCTCAGAGACAGCGACACGCAGCGAATATGTATGGCACTCGTCTACTAGATGACACTTATTGCCAAAAAATGTTATTTGAACAGGGGCATCCTATTTACGCTAAAGCTTGCCGCCGTAAAAACCTGCCTTACCCTCAAATAGATCATGCAGGACAAATTTTAGCTGATGCCAACTGGTGGGCCAATATGCGATCCGCAGAATACCACCCTATCGATACATAA
- a CDS encoding RidA family protein produces MANKSIIVTDKAPQAIGTYSQAVKVGSTVYLSGQIPLNPESMQIVSTDFDAQVIQVFDNLTAVCHAAGGSLNDIVKLNIYMTDLSHFATVNEIMERYFTQPYPARAAIGVKQLPKDSLVEMDGIMAL; encoded by the coding sequence ATGGCGAATAAAAGCATCATAGTAACCGATAAAGCACCACAAGCGATCGGCACTTATTCTCAAGCTGTTAAAGTGGGCAGTACTGTTTATCTTTCAGGTCAGATCCCACTTAATCCAGAGAGTATGCAAATCGTTAGCACTGACTTTGATGCGCAAGTGATTCAAGTTTTTGATAACTTAACCGCTGTTTGCCATGCCGCTGGTGGTTCACTTAATGATATTGTTAAGCTCAATATTTATATGACAGATCTCAGTCACTTCGCTACCGTCAATGAAATAATGGAACGTTATTTTACTCAACCTTACCCAGCGCGCGCAGCGATCGGGGTTAAGCAACTACCAAAAGACTCTTTAGTTGAGATGGATGGAATAATGGCGCTTTAA
- the spoT gene encoding bifunctional GTP diphosphokinase/guanosine-3',5'-bis pyrophosphate 3'-pyrophosphohydrolase: MYLFEGLKESASGYLEPEQVELLKQAYQVARDAHEGQMRTSGEPYITHPVAVARILADMRLDHETLMAALLHDTIEDTPVTKDELAELFSESIAELVEGVSKLDKLKFRDKKEAQAENFRKMMMAMTQDIRVILIKLADRTHNMRTLGALRPDKRRRIARETLEIYAPIANRLGIHNIKIELEDLGFQAYYPMRYRVLKEVVKAARGNRKELIQSIEAAISTRLEDTKIIGTVKGREKNLYSIYNKMCSKELQFQEVMDIYAFRVIVDSIDTCYRVMGAMHGLYKPRPGRFKDYIAIPKANGYQSLHTSLFGPHGVPVEIQIRTEDMDQMADKGVAAHWIYKKGGAAEQGTTTQVRARKWMQSLLELQQSASTSFEFVENFKTELFPEEIYVFTPEGRILELPLGATPVDFAYEVHTDVGNTCVGARVNRQAYPLSQPLISGQTVEIITAKGAHPNAAWLNFVVTGKARAKIRQLLKSLKEDDAVILGKRLLNHALGETKLDMIAPEKIDKIVQDTKHDTLDALLADIGLGNAMSIVIAQRLKGNQDQIELHEHKESNMMPIRGAEGMLVTFANCCRPIPGDAVIAHVSPGKGLVVHMESCANIRGYQGEPNKYIPVQWDNAEGVTFQANLRVEIVNHQGALAKITSIVAGEGANIHNLSTEERDGRVFLINLRISVTDRIHLANVMRRIRVLPEVLRTSRNR, encoded by the coding sequence TTGTATCTGTTTGAAGGTCTTAAGGAGTCTGCATCGGGGTATTTAGAACCCGAGCAAGTAGAATTACTCAAGCAGGCCTATCAGGTCGCGCGTGATGCCCATGAAGGTCAAATGCGCACAAGTGGGGAACCCTATATCACACACCCAGTTGCGGTCGCTCGTATACTGGCAGATATGCGTCTCGATCACGAGACGCTTATGGCTGCACTCCTACATGACACCATTGAAGACACCCCTGTCACCAAAGACGAACTCGCAGAATTATTCAGTGAATCTATCGCTGAATTAGTCGAAGGTGTCTCAAAATTAGATAAACTAAAATTTCGCGATAAAAAAGAAGCGCAAGCAGAAAACTTTCGTAAAATGATGATGGCAATGACTCAGGATATTCGAGTGATCCTCATCAAATTAGCTGACCGTACCCATAATATGCGTACTCTTGGGGCCTTAAGACCTGATAAACGTCGACGTATTGCACGTGAAACTCTCGAAATTTATGCTCCTATCGCTAATCGTCTTGGTATTCATAATATTAAGATTGAGCTGGAAGATCTAGGTTTCCAGGCTTACTACCCAATGCGCTATCGAGTGCTAAAAGAAGTCGTCAAAGCTGCCCGAGGCAATCGTAAAGAACTCATACAAAGTATCGAAGCGGCGATCAGTACTCGCCTCGAAGACACTAAGATTATCGGCACCGTAAAGGGGCGGGAGAAAAACCTCTACTCAATTTATAACAAGATGTGCAGTAAAGAACTTCAGTTCCAAGAAGTCATGGACATCTACGCTTTCCGGGTGATTGTTGACTCCATTGATACCTGTTATCGCGTCATGGGGGCGATGCATGGTTTATATAAACCGCGCCCTGGACGCTTTAAAGATTACATTGCCATCCCTAAAGCCAACGGCTATCAATCATTACATACCTCACTGTTTGGACCCCATGGTGTCCCTGTTGAAATTCAAATCCGTACTGAAGACATGGATCAAATGGCTGATAAAGGTGTAGCGGCTCATTGGATATATAAGAAAGGCGGTGCCGCAGAGCAAGGAACAACCACACAAGTTCGTGCTCGTAAGTGGATGCAAAGCTTGCTTGAATTACAACAAAGTGCCAGTACTTCATTTGAGTTTGTTGAAAACTTTAAAACTGAGCTCTTCCCTGAAGAAATTTACGTCTTTACCCCTGAAGGTCGTATCTTAGAACTTCCGCTCGGTGCCACTCCTGTCGATTTCGCTTATGAAGTGCATACCGATGTGGGTAACACCTGCGTCGGTGCCCGCGTGAATCGTCAAGCTTACCCACTCAGTCAACCCTTAATTTCAGGGCAAACAGTCGAAATCATCACAGCAAAAGGGGCTCATCCGAATGCTGCTTGGTTGAATTTTGTTGTAACGGGTAAAGCACGTGCCAAGATACGTCAACTGCTCAAAAGCCTAAAAGAAGACGATGCCGTTATCTTAGGTAAGCGTTTACTTAATCATGCATTGGGTGAAACCAAACTCGACATGATTGCACCAGAAAAAATTGACAAAATAGTCCAAGACACAAAACATGACACTCTAGATGCACTCCTAGCCGATATTGGCCTTGGCAATGCCATGAGTATTGTGATCGCTCAGCGCCTTAAAGGTAATCAAGACCAAATAGAGCTCCATGAGCATAAAGAATCCAACATGATGCCAATCCGTGGCGCAGAAGGAATGCTAGTCACATTCGCAAACTGTTGTCGTCCTATCCCGGGAGATGCCGTTATTGCTCATGTGAGCCCTGGTAAGGGGCTAGTGGTTCATATGGAAAGCTGTGCAAATATCCGTGGCTATCAAGGTGAACCAAATAAGTATATTCCAGTGCAATGGGATAATGCCGAAGGGGTTACGTTCCAAGCAAATTTACGCGTAGAAATAGTGAATCATCAAGGTGCATTGGCAAAAATTACTTCCATCGTAGCTGGTGAAGGTGCGAATATTCATAACCTGAGTACAGAAGAACGTGACGGCAGAGTTTTCTTGATCAATTTACGAATTTCGGTCACTGATCGTATTCATTTAGCCAACGTGATGCGTCGTATCAGGGTATTACCTGAAGTATTGCGTACATCACGAAATCGATAA
- the rpoZ gene encoding DNA-directed RNA polymerase subunit omega, which translates to MARVTVEDAVNKIGNRFDMILVAARRARQIAVQGKDPMVDEENDKPTVIALREIELGLVTTETLDADERQTVREREAAEIAAVAAIAEGRNSFI; encoded by the coding sequence ATGGCTCGCGTAACTGTAGAAGACGCCGTAAACAAAATCGGCAACCGTTTTGATATGATCCTGGTTGCAGCGCGTCGTGCTCGCCAAATCGCCGTGCAGGGTAAAGACCCTATGGTTGACGAAGAGAACGACAAGCCAACGGTTATCGCTTTACGCGAAATCGAACTTGGTTTAGTCACCACTGAAACTCTGGACGCCGACGAGCGACAGACTGTTCGTGAACGCGAAGCCGCTGAAATCGCTGCCGTTGCTGCGATTGCTGAAGGGCGTAACAGCTTTATATAA
- the gmk gene encoding guanylate kinase — MTVRGNLFIVSAPSGAGKSSLISGLLQGQPTDKQVSVSHTTRKPRQGEINGQHYHFVTTEEFTALIADNAFFEWAEVFGNYYGTSRRVIEQTLHKGIDVFLDIDWQGAQQVKQMMPDAIGIFILPPSKQELEKRLTGRGQDSQEVIAGRMAQATSEMSHYREYDFIIINDEFDKALTDFTTIINSQRLTCASQIHTQNGMLRDLLAEELS, encoded by the coding sequence ATGACCGTACGCGGAAATTTATTTATTGTATCTGCGCCAAGTGGCGCAGGTAAATCTTCACTCATTTCTGGCTTACTGCAAGGCCAGCCAACCGATAAGCAAGTATCGGTTTCACATACGACCCGCAAGCCACGTCAGGGTGAAATTAATGGCCAACATTATCACTTCGTTACAACTGAAGAGTTTACCGCGTTAATTGCCGATAATGCTTTTTTCGAGTGGGCAGAAGTATTCGGTAATTACTATGGCACCTCTCGCAGAGTCATCGAGCAAACCTTACATAAAGGCATTGATGTGTTCCTCGATATCGACTGGCAAGGCGCTCAGCAAGTCAAACAAATGATGCCTGACGCTATCGGGATATTTATTTTACCTCCTTCGAAACAAGAACTTGAAAAACGCCTAACGGGTCGAGGCCAAGACAGCCAAGAAGTGATAGCTGGGCGCATGGCTCAAGCGACATCAGAAATGTCTCATTATCGAGAATATGATTTCATTATTATCAATGATGAATTTGATAAGGCACTAACTGATTTCACCACTATCATTAACAGTCAACGCTTAACTTGCGCTAGCCAAATTCATACTCAAAATGGTATGCTTAGAGATCTATTGGCAGAAGAACTGTCTTAG